In Miscanthus floridulus cultivar M001 chromosome 5, ASM1932011v1, whole genome shotgun sequence, one genomic interval encodes:
- the LOC136450221 gene encoding GDSL esterase/lipase At1g28600-like: MASSAPGRGGGQPILRPGVAAAAVAVMLIVGVEPAAACYPRVFSFGDSLTDTGNFRFYYGNNSGEPALRPPYGETFFRRATGRFSNGRLVLDFIADTMGLPFVRPYLSGRRAEDFACGANFAVGGATALGPDFFRSRGFEIGDGRVHLDLEMKWFHDLLELLCGSGRSGCSDMMSQSLFIVGEIGGNDYNLPLLSRVPIEKIRSFTPSVVAKISSTITELIGLGAKTLVVPGNLPIGCVPKYLLIFKSDDKEDYEPETGCLRWMNEFSEYHNKLLLEELEKLRKLNPGVTIIYADYYGAAMEIFHSPERFGIEEPLVACCGGEGPYGVSLSTACGYGDYKVCDNPDKYGSWDGFHPSEAAYKAIAMGLLRGTYTQPSIASTTSSCPQLTELGSSVEYKVLYDL, encoded by the exons ATGGCGTCCTCCGCCCCCGGGAGAGGAGGAGGACAGCCGATCCTACGGCCCGGggtagcggcggcggctgtggcggTGATGCTAATAGTTGGGGTGGAGCCGGCGGCGGCGTGCTACCCGCGCGTGTTCAGCTTCGGGGACTCGCTGACCGATACCGGCAACTTCAGATTCTACTACGGCAacaactccggcgagcccgcgctCCGGCCACCCTACGGCGAGACCTTCTTTCGCCGCGCCACGGGGCGCTTCTCCAACGGCCGCCTCGTCCTCGACTTCATCG CGGACACGATGGGGCTCCCGTTCGTGCGGCCGTATCTGAGCGGTCGGCGCGCGGAGGACTTCGCGTGCGGTGCCAACTTCGCCGTGGGCGGCGCCACGGCGCTCGGCCCGGACTTCTTCCGCTCCAGGGGTTTCGAAATCGGCGACGGACGGGTGCACCTAGACTTGGAGATGAAGTGGTTTCACGATCTGCTTGAGCTCCTCTGCGGCAGCGGCCGCTCCG GTTGCTCAGACATGATGAGCCAATCCCTCTTCATCGTTGGAGAAATTGGGGGTAATGACTACAACCTACCTCTTCTCTCCAGAGTGCCGATTGAAAAGATCCGCTCATTCACACCAAGTGTCGTTGCCAAAATTTCTTCAACAATCACC GAATTGATTGGGCTAGGAGCCAAGACTCTGGTAGTTCCTGGGAACCTCCCAATTGGGTGTGTCCCAAAATATCTGTTGATATTCAAGAGTGATGACAAAGAAGATTATGAGCCAGAGACAGGCTGCCTCAGGTGGATGAACGAATTTTCAGAGTACCACAACAAGCTTCTCTTGGAGGAGCTGGAGAAGCTGCGCAAGCTTAATCCTGGTGTGACTATTATCTATGCTGACTATTATGGAGCTGCAATGGAAATTTTCCATTCCCCTGAACGATTTG GTATCGAGGAACCTTTGGTGGCTTGCTGCGGTGGAGAAGGACCCTATGGTGTGTCCCTTTCTACAGCCTGTGGATATGGAGATTACAAGGTGTGTGATAATCCAGACAAGTATGGCTCGTGGGATGGTTTCCATCCATCGGAAGCTGCATACAAAGCCATTGCAATGGGCCTTTTGCGAGGGACATACACACAACCATCTATTGCTTCCACCACCAGTTCCTGTCCACAGCTCACTGAGCTCGGCTCTTCTGTTGAATACAAGGTCCTCTACGATTTATAG
- the LOC136450222 gene encoding GDSL esterase/lipase At1g28600-like, with amino-acid sequence MPSSASARGGRGLLLPAAAAAVVVLLLDAVAPAAGCYPRVFSFGDSLADTGNYPFVYGNDSGAAALRPPYGETFFHRATGRASNGRLVVDFIADTLGLPFVRPYLSGRSAEDFACGANFAVGGATALSPDEIRARGFDNMGNQVGLDMEMEWFRDLLDLLCPGNLAGCSDMMNQSLFLVGEIGGNDYNFPLLSRVPLEKIRTITPSVVAKISSTISELIRLGAKNLVVPGNLPIGCVPDYLMIFKSDKEEDYQPQTGCLRWLNEFSQYHNKLLVEELKKLRKLHPGVTIIYADYFGAAMEIFLSPEQYGIEHPLVACCGGEGPYGVSPTTKCGFREYKLCDNPEKYGSWDGFHPSESAYRAIATGLLLGSYTSPSIASTTTSCPQLMELGSSAEYKPLYDL; translated from the exons ATGCCTTCCTCAGCCTCCGCGAGAGGAGGACGAGGGCTCCTCTtgccggcggctgcggcggcggttgTGGTGCTACTATTGGATGCAGTGGCGCCAGCGGCGGGTTGCTATCCGCGCGTGTTCAGCTTCGGGGACTCGCTGGCGGACACCGGCAACTACCCGTTCGTCTACGGCAACGACTCTGGCGCGGCCGCGCTCCGGCCACCCTACGGCGAGACCTTCTTCCACCGCGCCACCGGGCGCGCCTCCAATGGACGCCTCGTGGTCGACTTCATCG CGGACACGCTGGGCCTCCCGTTCGTGCGGCCGTATCTCAGCGGACGGAGCGCGGAGGACTTCGCGTGCGGGGCCAACTTCGCCGTGGGCGGCGCCACGGCGCTCAGCCCGGATGAAATCCGTGCAAGGGGTTTCGACAACATGGGCAATCAAGTGGGCCTCGACATGGAGATGGAGTGGTTTCGCGATCTGCTCGACCTACTCTGCCCTGGCAACCTCGCCG GTTGCTCAGATATGATGAACCAATCTCTCTTCTTGGTTGGAGAAATCGGGGGCAATGACTACAACTTTCCTCTTCTTTCTAGAGTTCCCTTGGAGAAAATTCGCACCATCACTCCGAGTGTTGTTGCGAAAATTTCTTCTACAATCAGC GAATTGATTCGGCTAGGAGCCAAGAATCTTGTTGTTCCAGGAAACCTCCCTATTGGATGTGTCCCGGACTATCTGATGATATTCAAGAGTGATAAGGAAGAGGATTATCAACCACAGACAGGTTGTCTTAGGTGGTTGAACGAGTTCTCACAGTACCACAACAAGCTTCTTGTGGAGGAGCTTAAGAAGCTTCGCAAGCTCCATCCTGGAGTAACCATCATCTATGCGGATTACTTTGGAGCTGCTATGGAGATTTTCCTTTCCCCTGAACAATATG GGATCGAACATCCCCTAGTGGCTTGCTGTGGTGGAGAAGGACCCTATGGTGTGTCCCCAACTACAAAATGTGGATTCCGAGAATATAAACTGTGCGATAACCCAGAAAAGTATGGATCATGGGATGGCTTCCATCCATCAGAATCTGCATACAGGGCCATTGCTACGGGCCTGCTACTAGGTTCCTACACAAGTCCGTCAATTGCTTCCACCACCACTTCATGTCCACAGCTTATGGAGCTCGGCTCTTCTGCTGAATACAAACCCCTCTACGACCTGTAA